A DNA window from Nitrospira sp. contains the following coding sequences:
- a CDS encoding hypothetical protein (Evidence 4 : Unknown function but conserved in other organisms; MaGe:77308609), with the protein MRNIMISICIIGLFLELSGLIWSAKKDQPSEVFVRLSAPPAHNIERPLDNGYFLLLGMAAASGTDPVQTGYDIWSEAAARPTEQGYDLDKPGRTELRLPVAYDRVVPEWQTADPLAEFQNKDASFRSSAPLYAPLTARYQQFLRMKFEDWGYGQTGVPRIEELMGAHRLFVAIGFSEQVGTGLDRLALDLAKWRSVLREARTLPVKILAAVIIEDDVALLSRILSHNTVDTHVLTHGLHLLQPLAPAEYSLRWPIQNEFMMGYHRSRADLAHSPRPPEAGSPVQATVATLAHLPPHAFQKVTHPRSLTGFGFASSGQRTWEAYASYYDATIKAAETIHSPLPRLQDIAKQSQRTFLERLADPMEFEPQWEPFSQRLVETDARLRLVSLQILMRKPTATVTISTRLAEVGSIYFDPFTGLPMLWSPTQKKLYSVGKDRLDDGGDSSFDISVPLPPAFAASSLAS; encoded by the coding sequence ATGCGGAACATCATGATCAGCATCTGTATTATTGGACTCTTCCTTGAACTATCGGGCCTGATCTGGTCGGCCAAGAAAGACCAGCCCAGCGAGGTGTTTGTCAGACTCTCGGCCCCACCGGCCCATAACATCGAACGCCCGCTCGACAATGGCTACTTTCTGCTGCTGGGGATGGCCGCGGCAAGTGGAACCGACCCCGTCCAAACCGGATACGACATCTGGAGTGAAGCCGCGGCGAGACCGACGGAACAGGGTTACGACTTAGACAAACCGGGCCGCACAGAGCTTCGCCTGCCGGTGGCCTATGACCGCGTCGTTCCCGAATGGCAGACCGCAGATCCGCTGGCTGAATTTCAAAACAAAGACGCGTCGTTTCGGTCGTCGGCGCCCCTCTACGCGCCGCTCACCGCGCGATACCAGCAGTTTCTACGAATGAAATTTGAAGACTGGGGATACGGGCAGACTGGCGTTCCCCGCATCGAAGAGCTCATGGGGGCTCATCGCCTGTTTGTGGCAATCGGATTCAGCGAACAGGTCGGAACCGGTCTGGATCGGCTCGCTCTCGACCTTGCCAAGTGGCGGAGCGTTCTACGGGAAGCCCGGACTCTCCCAGTGAAAATATTGGCAGCCGTAATCATTGAAGACGATGTCGCCCTTCTGTCGCGCATACTGAGTCACAACACCGTCGATACGCATGTGCTGACGCACGGTCTTCATTTACTCCAGCCTCTGGCTCCCGCCGAATACTCGCTCCGCTGGCCGATTCAAAATGAATTCATGATGGGCTATCACCGCAGCCGAGCGGACCTCGCGCACAGCCCCCGGCCACCGGAAGCCGGCTCCCCAGTTCAAGCAACCGTCGCGACCTTGGCACATCTGCCGCCCCATGCGTTTCAAAAGGTGACACACCCCAGGAGCCTGACAGGATTTGGATTTGCTTCATCCGGCCAGCGCACCTGGGAGGCCTACGCAAGCTACTACGACGCCACCATCAAAGCGGCTGAGACCATTCATAGTCCGCTTCCACGCTTGCAGGATATCGCGAAGCAATCGCAACGAACGTTCCTAGAACGGCTGGCCGACCCGATGGAGTTCGAGCCACAATGGGAACCATTCAGCCAGCGCCTGGTCGAAACGGATGCGCGGCTGCGCTTGGTCTCGCTGCAAATCCTCATGCGAAAACCTACCGCCACCGTCACCATCTCGACCAGGCTGGCAGAAGTCGGCTCGATCTACTTCGATCCCTTCACCGGACTCCCTATGTTGTGGAGCCCAACGCAAAAGAAACTCTACAGTGTTGGGAAAGACCGGCTCGACGACGGAGGAGATTCGAGTTTCGATATTAGCGTGCCGCTGCCACCTGCCTTCGCCGCCTCTTCACTGGCCTCGTAG
- a CDS encoding Nucleotidyltransferase domain-containing protein (MaGe:77308618), whose amino-acid sequence MIQQELIARPRQIANEIAALARNVLGHNIEVIWFGSWPKGTATPHADIDIAIDGPETFPPEQLVKLHALIDNLATLHEIDLVDLHTIGGAFRQEILRHGIRL is encoded by the coding sequence ATGATTCAACAAGAACTCATTGCTCGACCACGACAGATCGCGAATGAGATCGCTGCTCTCGCACGGAATGTCTTGGGACACAACATTGAGGTCATCTGGTTTGGCTCTTGGCCCAAAGGCACCGCGACGCCTCATGCCGACATCGACATTGCTATCGACGGTCCAGAAACGTTTCCCCCTGAGCAATTGGTCAAGCTCCACGCGCTCATCGATAACCTGGCAACGCTCCATGAAATCGATCTCGTCGATCTCCATACCATCGGCGGCGCGTTCAGACAGGAAATCCTGCGTCACGGAATTCGCCTATGA
- a CDS encoding hypothetical protein (Evidence 4 : Unknown function but conserved in other organisms; MaGe:77308616), protein MRGAAMALSLALLCACGQRFTSSSTSSVPLEQIHDDPARDAQASLLREAHRAFAQARYPAAVLFFRRVVDSTVLGDPRLEEARWWLGRSYEETGAYRAAMAEYRALATGDPGQDAQTQRFQRQALDRLDQLRQIPGGSHGSVRRQVALGLSLSQLPPVSDWVAWFQALLKAGATTVLLDPAGSDGGREGSPDRVRTFIGAAHLAGLSVWGALDVHQGRGLLLQPEWVSLSYARRVDLRHDLMPVKRPDPLHLEYQAAVEGLVASLLRAGCDGILLRAREAQGYAQDYSDGSFQRFASAFGLALTPRQLLGEPGGAEPVEYDRESIYWRWVGWKARSYGDVAVRIRQLIHAANPIGRLLIEVHDRTVGDPLMGLEQYGEDLNDLFQRSGGELIFLGEGEGNAAGLEQFAQQAGSSDRLWLVRPVVGPGTDSLVAWTEGLEAVLQEQGGGNLLLFGSSGGSLP, encoded by the coding sequence ATGCGAGGGGCGGCGATGGCGCTGTCTCTCGCTCTGTTGTGTGCCTGCGGTCAGCGATTCACCTCGTCTTCCACTTCGTCGGTTCCTCTCGAACAGATTCACGACGATCCGGCGCGCGATGCGCAAGCGAGCCTCTTGCGCGAAGCTCACCGGGCGTTTGCGCAAGCGCGCTATCCCGCAGCTGTGCTTTTTTTTCGGCGAGTTGTCGATTCGACGGTGCTTGGGGATCCTCGACTGGAGGAAGCGCGCTGGTGGCTTGGCCGTTCTTATGAAGAGACTGGAGCGTATCGCGCGGCGATGGCGGAGTACCGAGCGCTGGCCACGGGCGATCCGGGACAGGATGCTCAGACGCAGCGCTTTCAGCGGCAGGCATTGGATCGGCTCGATCAATTGCGGCAGATTCCAGGCGGGTCTCATGGCAGCGTCAGGCGCCAGGTTGCGCTGGGGCTGTCTTTGTCGCAGCTTCCTCCGGTGTCAGACTGGGTCGCATGGTTTCAGGCATTGCTGAAAGCCGGCGCGACCACGGTGCTGCTGGATCCGGCTGGTTCCGATGGGGGGCGTGAAGGCAGTCCAGATCGGGTACGGACGTTTATCGGCGCCGCACATCTTGCGGGCCTCTCGGTGTGGGGTGCGCTGGATGTTCATCAGGGGCGAGGGCTCTTGCTCCAGCCTGAGTGGGTGAGCCTGTCGTATGCCAGGAGAGTGGATCTGCGTCATGACCTCATGCCGGTGAAGCGGCCCGATCCCTTGCATCTCGAGTATCAAGCTGCTGTTGAAGGCCTGGTGGCATCGCTGTTGCGGGCCGGGTGCGATGGGATTCTGTTGCGGGCCAGGGAGGCACAAGGGTACGCGCAGGATTATTCGGATGGGTCGTTTCAGCGGTTTGCTTCTGCCTTCGGTCTGGCGCTCACGCCGCGGCAATTGCTGGGTGAGCCGGGAGGAGCCGAACCTGTGGAATATGATCGAGAGTCGATCTACTGGCGATGGGTGGGTTGGAAGGCGAGAAGTTATGGCGATGTGGCGGTGCGGATCAGGCAATTGATTCATGCGGCCAATCCCATCGGGCGTCTGTTGATCGAGGTGCATGACCGGACGGTCGGCGATCCGTTGATGGGATTAGAGCAGTACGGCGAGGATCTCAACGACTTGTTTCAGCGGAGCGGCGGTGAGCTTATTTTTCTCGGGGAAGGTGAAGGCAACGCGGCGGGGTTGGAGCAATTCGCGCAGCAGGCGGGATCTTCCGATCGCCTCTGGCTCGTTCGGCCGGTGGTAGGTCCGGGGACGGACTCACTTGTCGCCTGGACCGAAGGGCTTGAGGCTGTCTTGCAGGAACAGGGCGGCGGTAATCTTCTGCTGTTCGGTTCGAGCGGGGGCAGTCTTCCTTGA
- a CDS encoding hypothetical protein (Evidence 4 : Unknown function but conserved in other organisms; MaGe:77308613): MSLLKSFLIKLSMLAMTAGVVLWIGWQVPQTIQRPAVTHAVEGASDDTVITTAQAAGSTILSAEVGEARRVSNNQRRVDLNRATMADLDQLPGVGPVLAKRMVEYRKSVGRFHAVEDLRAVKGIGKKKLEQLKPFVTVMKPASLEEGKKGPV, from the coding sequence ATGAGTCTGCTCAAGTCGTTCCTCATTAAGCTGAGCATGTTGGCGATGACGGCGGGTGTCGTCTTGTGGATTGGCTGGCAGGTTCCTCAGACGATACAACGGCCTGCGGTCACCCATGCAGTCGAGGGTGCTTCCGATGACACCGTGATAACAACGGCTCAGGCCGCCGGTTCGACGATTCTGTCTGCCGAGGTGGGCGAGGCACGCCGAGTGTCGAATAATCAGAGGCGGGTCGATCTGAATCGTGCGACGATGGCCGACCTCGATCAGCTTCCAGGCGTTGGCCCTGTGCTGGCTAAGCGGATGGTGGAGTACCGGAAGTCCGTCGGGCGGTTTCATGCGGTTGAGGATCTGCGGGCGGTAAAGGGGATCGGCAAGAAAAAGCTGGAGCAATTGAAGCCGTTTGTCACAGTGATGAAGCCTGCCTCGTTGGAAGAGGGAAAGAAGGGGCCGGTATGA
- a CDS encoding Tyrosine--tRNA ligase (MaGe:77308612) translates to MSELSRQLDLILRGTVEVIQRTELEAKLTRSLKENRPLRVKAGFDPTAPDLHLGHTVLIHKLKHFQDLGHQVLFLIGDFTGMIGDPTGVSETRRALTKAQVQENAKTYQRQIFKILDPQKTTIEFNSTWMGAMTAEGLIQLAAHYRVARMMERDDFHKRFHEQKPISVHEFLYPLVQGYDSVAMKADVELGGTDQKFNLLVGRELQRDFGQESQVVITMPLLEGTDGIKKMSKSVGNYIALEDKPEDMFGKVMSISDALMLRYYELLTTEDLERVKVLHPMEAKQSLAELLVARYHGEEAGKQARGAFQHKFSEREFPDEPDVRLALMPQDLKDGQSIGLVDLVAKTGLVASKSEARRLVIQGGVEFDQKKQSDANAVVVLDAGRQYQMKVGRRKFALVERAK, encoded by the coding sequence ATGAGTGAATTAAGTCGGCAGCTCGATCTGATTCTGCGAGGGACTGTGGAGGTCATTCAGCGTACGGAGCTGGAGGCGAAGCTGACCCGCTCGCTGAAAGAGAATCGCCCCCTGCGCGTGAAGGCGGGATTCGATCCGACGGCGCCGGATCTGCACCTCGGGCATACAGTCCTGATCCACAAGCTGAAGCATTTTCAGGATCTCGGCCATCAGGTGCTGTTTTTGATCGGCGATTTCACAGGCATGATCGGCGATCCCACCGGCGTGTCGGAAACCCGCCGTGCGCTGACCAAGGCACAGGTGCAGGAGAACGCTAAAACCTATCAGCGCCAGATCTTCAAGATTCTCGATCCGCAGAAGACGACCATCGAGTTCAACAGTACCTGGATGGGCGCGATGACGGCGGAAGGGTTGATTCAGCTGGCCGCGCATTATCGCGTGGCGCGGATGATGGAGCGGGACGATTTTCACAAGCGCTTTCACGAGCAAAAGCCGATCAGTGTCCATGAGTTTCTCTATCCGCTGGTACAAGGCTACGATTCAGTTGCGATGAAGGCGGATGTGGAGCTGGGTGGGACCGATCAGAAGTTCAATTTGCTGGTCGGGCGTGAGCTGCAACGCGACTTCGGGCAGGAATCGCAGGTCGTCATCACCATGCCGCTGTTGGAAGGGACCGACGGCATCAAGAAGATGAGCAAGAGCGTCGGCAACTACATCGCGCTCGAAGATAAACCGGAAGACATGTTCGGCAAGGTCATGTCGATCAGCGACGCATTGATGCTGCGGTATTATGAATTGTTGACGACGGAAGACTTGGAACGAGTGAAGGTGCTGCATCCGATGGAAGCCAAGCAGTCGCTGGCCGAACTTCTTGTGGCTCGGTATCACGGAGAAGAAGCAGGGAAGCAGGCGAGAGGGGCCTTTCAACACAAGTTTTCCGAGCGGGAGTTTCCGGATGAGCCGGATGTGCGATTAGCGCTGATGCCACAAGATTTGAAAGATGGTCAGTCGATCGGGCTGGTCGATCTCGTGGCGAAAACGGGCTTGGTGGCGAGCAAGAGCGAAGCCCGGCGGCTGGTGATTCAGGGCGGCGTGGAGTTCGATCAGAAGAAACAGAGCGATGCCAATGCCGTGGTGGTATTGGATGCTGGGCGCCAGTACCAAATGAAAGTAGGTCGGCGCAAGTTTGCCCTGGTGGAACGGGCCAAGTAA
- a CDS encoding Sugar transporter SemiSWEET (MaGe:77308610): METTNWIGFVAGTLTTIAFLPQLQRTWMTKSADDMSLAMLLTFTTGVFLWLIYGLYLMAWPIILTNAITFILTLAILVLKLKYQKSR, encoded by the coding sequence ATGGAGACGACGAATTGGATCGGATTCGTTGCGGGGACACTCACGACGATTGCATTTTTGCCGCAATTGCAGCGAACGTGGATGACAAAGTCTGCCGACGATATGTCGCTGGCGATGTTGTTGACGTTTACGACTGGAGTTTTTTTGTGGTTGATCTACGGCCTGTATCTGATGGCATGGCCGATCATTCTGACCAATGCCATCACCTTTATCCTGACGCTCGCGATCTTGGTCCTTAAGCTCAAGTATCAAAAGTCGCGCTAA
- a CDS encoding Vitamin B12 import system, permease protein BtuC (MaGe:77308606): protein MANGHATPSHLTAAGGARSVPGQTEPQGQIEWHRTGAMLTRQRWSLIVTGLLLASAAVILLSSQVGAVSVSLSDAFAALGHLLTTGSLDASSLGTSSVIFLHVRLPRVLMGFLVGSALAAVGVTLQALLRNPLADPYVLGVSSGAALGAALAMLLGIGATVLLLPLLPVFGFIGGFCALALIYRLAQSQGRLPIHSLLLAGVILNAILTALIMFITSIMEPNRSAGLIAWLMGSLTAPGYPALAVIAIYVLVVSAVLIHKAQVLNVLTQGEETARSLGIDTERVKKQLYVLTALITGAVVSVSGMIGFVGMVVPHAVRMVIGSDHRLLLPASALVGGMFLVVSDTIARTIFAPAEIPVGIVTALAGGPFFLYLLLWRKDRMI from the coding sequence ATGGCGAACGGGCATGCGACTCCCTCTCATCTAACGGCGGCGGGCGGAGCCCGATCCGTTCCCGGGCAGACCGAGCCACAGGGACAGATCGAGTGGCATCGCACCGGCGCCATGTTGACACGCCAACGCTGGAGTCTGATCGTGACCGGGCTGCTGCTGGCCAGCGCCGCCGTCATCCTATTGTCTAGTCAGGTCGGTGCCGTGTCCGTGTCGCTGAGCGATGCATTCGCGGCATTGGGCCATCTGTTGACCACCGGATCGCTCGATGCGTCCTCCCTCGGAACCAGCAGTGTGATTTTTCTCCATGTGCGGCTTCCGCGTGTCTTGATGGGATTTCTCGTTGGGAGCGCGCTGGCAGCCGTCGGTGTTACGCTGCAAGCGCTCTTGAGGAATCCGCTGGCAGACCCCTATGTGCTGGGCGTTTCCAGCGGCGCGGCGTTGGGCGCCGCGCTGGCCATGTTGCTGGGAATCGGTGCGACGGTGCTGCTGCTGCCGCTCTTGCCGGTGTTCGGATTCATCGGGGGATTCTGCGCACTGGCGCTGATCTATCGATTGGCCCAGTCCCAGGGGCGGCTTCCCATTCATAGCCTGTTGCTGGCCGGCGTGATCCTGAATGCGATTCTCACCGCGCTGATCATGTTTATTACGTCGATCATGGAGCCGAACCGGTCGGCGGGCCTCATTGCCTGGCTGATGGGCTCGCTGACGGCGCCCGGCTATCCGGCCTTGGCGGTCATCGCGATCTATGTGCTGGTCGTGTCCGCGGTCTTGATCCACAAAGCGCAGGTGCTGAATGTGCTGACGCAAGGAGAAGAGACGGCGCGATCGCTCGGTATCGACACGGAGCGCGTGAAGAAGCAGCTCTATGTGCTGACGGCGTTGATCACCGGCGCGGTCGTGTCGGTGAGCGGCATGATCGGGTTTGTCGGCATGGTCGTGCCTCACGCCGTGCGCATGGTGATCGGCTCCGACCATCGGCTCTTGTTGCCGGCCTCCGCATTGGTCGGAGGCATGTTTCTGGTTGTGTCGGATACGATCGCCAGGACGATATTTGCACCGGCCGAAATTCCTGTGGGCATTGTCACGGCCCTCGCCGGAGGACCGTTTTTTCTCTATCTCCTGCTGTGGCGGAAAGACCGGATGATCTGA
- a CDS encoding ABC transporter ATP-binding protein (MaGe:77308605), which translates to MAALDETGVTLRSCATDSAIAVEGVSFRYRSDQSGKSGRAWTLDAVSFAVKPGEILGIVGPNGSGKSSLLKLLAGLLRPALGSIQIAGQSLDRLEPCALAKMVAVVPQEFAQVFPFTVAETVLMGRFPHQRTGWWNLGMGDESNADLLVAHRAMVDADVDAFAGRLVSDLSGGERQRVMIARALAQESTILLLDEPMAFLDINHQIDICGLIRRLNHERTLTVVIVSHDLNVASQLCDRLVMLQEGQVCQIGTPAETIHADVLRKVYGCEVVVDAHPHSGLPRVTMPSVSSRV; encoded by the coding sequence ATGGCGGCACTCGACGAAACTGGCGTGACGCTTCGATCTTGCGCAACCGATTCGGCCATCGCGGTTGAAGGGGTATCGTTTCGCTATCGTTCAGATCAGTCTGGCAAGTCCGGACGCGCCTGGACGCTCGATGCCGTCTCGTTCGCCGTCAAGCCTGGAGAGATATTGGGGATTGTTGGGCCGAATGGGTCTGGTAAGTCGTCGCTCTTGAAGTTGCTGGCTGGATTATTGCGGCCGGCGTTGGGGAGCATTCAGATCGCCGGTCAATCGCTCGACCGGCTTGAGCCGTGCGCGCTGGCCAAGATGGTCGCGGTCGTGCCGCAGGAGTTCGCGCAGGTGTTTCCCTTTACCGTAGCTGAGACGGTGCTCATGGGGCGGTTCCCGCACCAGCGCACAGGATGGTGGAACCTGGGGATGGGTGACGAATCGAATGCCGATCTGCTGGTGGCTCACCGCGCCATGGTGGATGCCGATGTGGACGCGTTCGCCGGCCGGCTGGTGTCGGATCTGTCGGGTGGTGAGCGTCAGCGAGTGATGATTGCGCGGGCCTTGGCGCAGGAGTCCACGATTCTATTGCTCGATGAGCCGATGGCCTTTCTCGACATCAATCATCAGATCGACATCTGCGGGCTGATCCGCCGGCTGAATCATGAGCGGACGCTGACCGTGGTCATCGTCTCGCACGATCTGAATGTCGCCAGCCAGCTCTGCGATCGCCTGGTCATGCTGCAAGAAGGCCAGGTCTGCCAGATTGGGACGCCTGCCGAGACGATTCATGCCGATGTTCTGCGGAAGGTGTATGGCTGCGAGGTCGTCGTGGATGCGCATCCCCACAGCGGACTTCCGCGTGTGACGATGCCGTCCGTATCGAGTCGCGTCTAA
- a CDS encoding Glycine cleavage system H protein (MaGe:77308615), with protein MIPSDLRYHKEHEWVRLNGKQATVGISHFAQDALGDIVFLDLPKVGAVVTSGQQIGEVESTKTTSTIYVPVSGTISKINTDLKDHPEVVNSDPYGKGWIAVIDLSNPGEVDQLMTAAQYEAFLASQKH; from the coding sequence ATGATTCCCAGCGATTTGCGGTATCACAAAGAACATGAGTGGGTGCGTCTTAACGGCAAGCAGGCGACGGTGGGCATCAGCCATTTTGCCCAGGATGCTCTCGGGGATATTGTGTTTCTCGATCTGCCCAAAGTCGGCGCCGTAGTGACGTCCGGGCAGCAGATCGGCGAAGTGGAGTCGACGAAGACCACATCGACTATTTATGTGCCGGTCAGCGGCACAATCTCGAAGATCAATACCGACCTGAAGGATCATCCCGAGGTCGTGAATTCCGACCCCTACGGCAAGGGATGGATTGCGGTCATCGATCTCTCGAATCCTGGCGAGGTCGATCAACTCATGACGGCCGCGCAGTACGAAGCGTTTTTGGCCAGTCAGAAACACTAG
- a CDS encoding Cobalamin-binding protein (MaGe:77308607) — MKRRQQGILTGMPFMAHVSSRSFIDDTGRRVYLAKAPSRIISLAPSVTEMLFAIGAGTQVVGVTQFCDYPSEATLKSKVGYANPNLESLVALQPDLIVAPQEFLKHDLIGKLDQLKVPVFILSAKTVEDVLSHIQTLGRMLDRSTEATALGMDLRQQITRVKTRMQGAMPVRVLYVLNSEPLITVGPGSFIDQLIGFAGGSNIAAKSATAYPRLSMEVVLQENPEILLFPVGKAEGISESEQQAWRKWTTLTAVKQNNLRQISADLMNRPGPRIGQALELLADLLHPSSGASSSERR, encoded by the coding sequence ATGAAGCGGCGGCAACAGGGCATTCTGACGGGAATGCCATTTATGGCGCATGTGTCGTCGCGGTCGTTTATCGATGACACGGGGCGTCGGGTCTATCTGGCCAAAGCCCCGAGCCGGATTATTTCACTAGCGCCGAGCGTGACGGAAATGTTGTTTGCGATTGGCGCCGGCACTCAGGTGGTCGGGGTCACGCAGTTTTGCGACTATCCTTCAGAGGCTACTCTCAAGTCCAAGGTCGGTTATGCCAATCCGAATCTGGAGTCCCTTGTGGCGCTCCAGCCCGATTTGATTGTGGCGCCGCAGGAATTTCTGAAGCACGATCTGATTGGCAAGCTGGATCAGCTTAAAGTTCCGGTCTTTATTTTGTCCGCGAAGACCGTCGAAGATGTGTTGTCCCATATCCAAACATTGGGACGGATGCTGGATCGTTCGACCGAAGCGACGGCTCTTGGAATGGATCTGCGGCAGCAGATTACCCGTGTCAAAACTCGCATGCAGGGGGCCATGCCTGTGCGAGTGCTCTATGTGCTGAACAGCGAGCCGCTGATCACGGTTGGTCCGGGGAGCTTTATCGATCAGCTGATTGGGTTTGCCGGCGGGAGCAATATTGCGGCAAAAAGCGCCACGGCCTATCCGCGGCTCAGCATGGAGGTGGTGCTGCAGGAGAATCCAGAGATCCTGCTGTTTCCAGTCGGGAAGGCCGAGGGGATTTCCGAGAGTGAACAGCAAGCCTGGCGGAAGTGGACGACGTTGACCGCCGTCAAACAAAACAATCTGCGACAGATTTCCGCCGACTTGATGAATCGCCCAGGCCCCAGAATCGGGCAAGCGCTGGAATTGCTGGCCGACCTCTTACATCCCTCCTCCGGCGCGTCTTCGAGCGAGAGGCGCTAG
- a CDS encoding hypothetical protein (Evidence 5 : Unknown function; MaGe:77308608), whose product MGEGTIGLNPSLTERGSAINELDNIRQGLLLCLHNNVIPG is encoded by the coding sequence GTGGGAGAGGGAACGATCGGCCTGAATCCATCGCTGACTGAACGCGGTTCGGCCATTAATGAACTTGACAATATTCGGCAAGGTCTCCTATTGTGCCTCCACAATAATGTGATTCCTGGGTAA
- a CDS encoding 50S ribosomal protein L28 (MaGe:77308611), whose protein sequence is MAFSCDLCQKKPKSGNNVSHANNKTKRVFNPNIQTVRAVVGGANKKIRVCTRCLRSGLVTKAV, encoded by the coding sequence GTGGCATTCTCTTGCGATCTTTGTCAGAAGAAACCGAAATCAGGGAATAACGTCAGTCACGCGAACAACAAGACCAAGCGGGTATTCAACCCCAATATTCAGACGGTTCGCGCAGTGGTCGGCGGGGCAAACAAAAAGATTCGCGTGTGCACCCGTTGCCTCCGATCAGGACTGGTCACGAAAGCCGTCTAG
- a CDS encoding Dihydrolipoyl dehydrogenase (MaGe:77308614): protein MSKHIAILGSGPGGYVAAIRAAQLGARVTVIEQQALGGVCLNWGCIPSKALLSVIELGDKLKKADDLGLLLPGPPRYDLARMVARKNKVVATLVKGIATLFNAWKIDVVEGRGRLVDARTIAVTAQDGSQRQVQADAIVIATGSSWPDFTQFPVDGKIIITSKQALNLESAPPRMIILGAGVEGCECASLFSGLGTQVTMVELQSTVLPLEDEEVSVLMARELKKRGVDVRTGTTIQEAQIRDGLVAAQLKDGSAVEAEMLLVSIGRGFHSRDIGAERAGVVLGRRGEILVDDRMETNVPGVYAIGDVVGKAMLAHVASAQGKIAVENILGHPATIRYDVIPAGIFTLPEIGRVGLTERQARDQAQAAGHDPEHAVKVGRFRYAALGKAQAVGDITGLFKVITDAATGRLLGAHIVGAHAADLIHEAALAMETGATVSQIARMIHAHPTLAEGFVEAVEDVEGCAIHQMKKKS from the coding sequence ATGTCGAAACACATCGCGATTCTGGGATCCGGGCCCGGCGGGTACGTGGCGGCGATTCGAGCGGCCCAATTGGGCGCGCGTGTCACGGTCATCGAACAGCAGGCGCTGGGCGGGGTCTGTTTGAATTGGGGCTGCATCCCCAGCAAAGCGCTCCTCTCCGTCATCGAACTCGGCGACAAACTCAAGAAAGCGGACGATCTCGGCCTTCTCCTGCCCGGCCCGCCTCGCTACGACCTCGCGCGCATGGTGGCGCGGAAGAACAAGGTGGTGGCGACGCTGGTCAAAGGCATTGCCACGTTGTTTAACGCCTGGAAGATCGATGTGGTTGAGGGGCGGGGCCGGTTGGTCGATGCGCGCACGATTGCGGTGACGGCTCAAGACGGCTCGCAGCGGCAGGTGCAGGCGGATGCGATTGTGATTGCCACGGGATCGTCTTGGCCGGACTTCACTCAGTTTCCCGTGGACGGGAAAATCATTATTACAAGCAAGCAGGCGCTGAACTTGGAGTCAGCTCCTCCGCGGATGATTATTCTCGGCGCTGGGGTCGAGGGGTGCGAGTGCGCGTCGCTCTTCAGTGGGTTGGGCACGCAGGTAACCATGGTCGAGCTGCAATCGACCGTGCTTCCGCTTGAAGATGAAGAGGTTTCGGTGCTGATGGCGCGTGAGCTTAAAAAACGCGGTGTCGATGTCAGGACGGGCACGACGATTCAAGAGGCGCAGATTCGCGATGGCCTGGTGGCCGCGCAGCTCAAAGACGGCAGTGCGGTCGAAGCGGAGATGCTCCTCGTTTCGATTGGGCGAGGGTTTCACTCGCGCGACATCGGAGCGGAGCGGGCCGGCGTGGTCTTGGGACGGCGCGGCGAGATTCTTGTCGATGACCGGATGGAGACGAATGTGCCCGGCGTGTATGCGATCGGCGATGTCGTCGGCAAGGCGATGCTGGCGCATGTGGCGTCGGCGCAGGGGAAAATCGCGGTTGAAAATATCCTGGGGCATCCAGCGACGATTCGGTACGACGTGATTCCAGCCGGGATTTTCACCTTGCCGGAAATCGGCCGGGTTGGATTAACCGAACGACAGGCGCGTGACCAGGCGCAAGCCGCCGGCCATGATCCTGAGCATGCCGTCAAGGTGGGGCGATTCCGTTATGCGGCGTTGGGCAAAGCGCAAGCCGTCGGCGATATCACGGGTTTGTTCAAAGTCATTACGGATGCGGCGACTGGCCGGTTGCTCGGCGCGCATATCGTGGGAGCCCATGCCGCCGATCTTATCCACGAAGCGGCGCTGGCGATGGAAACCGGCGCCACGGTGTCTCAGATTGCCCGTATGATTCATGCCCATCCGACGCTCGCGGAAGGGTTTGTCGAAGCGGTCGAAGATGTCGAGGGCTGCGCCATTCACCAGATGAAAAAGAAGTCATGA